Below is a window of Ralstonia nicotianae DNA.
CGCGGTGACCGTCTTCGTCTGCGTGTAGAACTGCACGACCTGCTTGCCGTACGGCCCCAGATCGCCCAGCTTCGAGCCGCGCGAGCCGGTGAAGCTGAAGTAGGGCACCGGCACCGGGATCGGGATGTTGATGCCGACCTGGCCCACGTCGATCTCGCTCTGGAACCTGCGCGCCGCCGCGCCGCTCTGCGTGAACAGGCCCACGCCGTTGCCGAACGGATTGCGGTTGACCAGCGCGATGGCTTCGTCCAGCGTGGGCGCGGTCAGCACCAGCAGCACCGGCCCGAAGATCTCGTTGCGGTAGATGTCCATGTCGGTCTTCACGCCGGTGAAGACGGTCGGGCCGATGAAGTTGCCGTCTTCATAGCCCGCGACGCGAACGCCGCGGCCGTCGAGCGCAAGCGTTGCGCCTTGCCGCACGCCGGATTCGATCAGGTCAAGGATGCGCTGGCGGGCCGCGCGCGAGACCACCGGGCCGACATCGGTGCCGGGCTCGACGCCCGCGTTCACCTTCAGCGCCCGGGCCTTCTCCACCAGTTCGGGCACCCATTGCTGCGCCGCGCCCACCAGCACCGCCACCGAGGTCGCCATGCAGCGCTGGCCGGCCGCGCCGAACGCCGCACCCACCAGCGCGTTGAGCGTCTGCTCGCGGTTGGCGTCGGGCAGCACCACCGCGTGGTTCTTGGCGCCCATCATCGACTGCACGCGCTTGCCGTGCTCGCCGGCGAGCCGGTACACATGCGTGCCGACCGCCGTCGAGCCGACGAACGACACCGCTTTCACTAGTTCATGCGTGCACAGCGCATCCACCACTTCCTTGCCGCCATGCACGACGTTGAGCACCCCCGGCGGCACGCCCGCTTCGAGCGCCAGCTCGACCAGCAGCATGGTCGACAGCGGGTCCTGCTCCGACGGCTTGAGCACGAAGGTGTTGCCGCA
It encodes the following:
- a CDS encoding CoA-acylating methylmalonate-semialdehyde dehydrogenase, translating into MSAVASLSPVSTAGHPRTQPTVKLLIGGEFVESRSAEWREVVNPATQEVLARVPFATRDEVDAAVRSAHAAFATWKHTPVGARMRIMLKYQALIREHLPRIARTLTAEQGKTLPDAEGDIFRGLEVVEHACSVGSLQQGEFLENVAGAVDTYTLRQPLGVCAGITPFNFPAMIPLWMFPMAIVCGNTFVLKPSEQDPLSTMLLVELALEAGVPPGVLNVVHGGKEVVDALCTHELVKAVSFVGSTAVGTHVYRLAGEHGKRVQSMMGAKNHAVVLPDANREQTLNALVGAAFGAAGQRCMATSVAVLVGAAQQWVPELVEKARALKVNAGVEPGTDVGPVVSRAARQRILDLIESGVRQGATLALDGRGVRVAGYEDGNFIGPTVFTGVKTDMDIYRNEIFGPVLLVLTAPTLDEAIALVNRNPFGNGVGLFTQSGAAARRFQSEIDVGQVGINIPIPVPVPYFSFTGSRGSKLGDLGPYGKQVVQFYTQTKTVTARWFDDAVEAGGVNTTISLR